Proteins encoded by one window of ANME-2 cluster archaeon:
- a CDS encoding NTP transferase domain-containing protein, which translates to MDALLMAGGRGSRMKLPVEKPLLEINGKKLIEYALDALEGSRYVDTIYIAASRNGPDTVKWLEGCARDVIVVNTAGDGYVSDMVDAITKAGIKGPVLIVMADLPLITPELLDEVIVLYHEVPQPALSVYNLLSVCRTKGLRPDTVFNKDGQLIVPSGINILDADNIHEEQDDYNYILDNHKIAVNVNTVEDLKICSKLMGKE; encoded by the coding sequence CTGGATGCCCTATTGATGGCGGGAGGACGTGGTAGCAGGATGAAGCTGCCCGTTGAAAAGCCTTTACTGGAAATAAATGGCAAGAAATTGATAGAATATGCCCTGGACGCCCTTGAGGGCTCCAGGTATGTGGATACTATCTATATTGCCGCATCCAGGAATGGTCCTGATACGGTAAAATGGCTTGAGGGTTGTGCCCGGGATGTTATTGTAGTAAATACTGCAGGAGATGGGTATGTGTCTGATATGGTGGATGCTATTACAAAGGCCGGTATCAAAGGTCCGGTGCTTATCGTCATGGCTGACCTGCCTCTGATAACTCCTGAGTTGCTGGATGAGGTGATTGTATTATACCATGAGGTTCCCCAGCCCGCTCTTTCCGTTTATAACCTGCTGTCGGTATGCAGGACCAAGGGATTGCGTCCGGATACCGTGTTCAATAAGGATGGGCAGTTGATAGTACCTTCAGGTATAAACATCCTTGATGCGGATAATATTCATGAGGAGCAGGATGATTATAATTATATTCTGGACAATCACAAGATTGCTGTAAATGTAAATACGGTTGAGGATCTTAAAATATGCTCAAAATTGATGGGTAAGGAATGA